In Streptomyces sp. NBC_01439, the following are encoded in one genomic region:
- a CDS encoding siderophore-interacting protein, which yields MAVGKGWEGVVLKLMRGKDFTFTVTGAEDLTENYRRVSFTDGGLLAAAGGSLHPTMWVRVWFQGAGKPHQRAYTLVDPDPQAGTFSFEFALHDGVASAWARGAKAGDTVEATVQGTGFTAPAPAPERLLVIGDSASLPAINSLLDTYPKTPATIWFETQHDSDERLPMRVEPGRHDIRRVRRGGTDLVDRVRADLPELVGDAEAAYVWLACDTVTTRALTAYLRKELALPKHRVNALGYWRPEA from the coding sequence ATGGCCGTCGGCAAGGGCTGGGAGGGCGTGGTCCTCAAACTCATGCGGGGCAAGGACTTCACGTTCACGGTCACGGGAGCGGAAGACCTCACGGAGAACTACCGCCGCGTGAGCTTCACGGACGGCGGGCTGCTCGCGGCCGCCGGTGGATCGCTGCACCCGACGATGTGGGTACGCGTCTGGTTCCAGGGCGCCGGCAAGCCGCACCAGCGGGCGTACACGCTGGTGGACCCGGATCCGCAAGCGGGCACTTTCAGCTTCGAGTTCGCCCTGCACGACGGGGTCGCCAGTGCTTGGGCGCGCGGCGCGAAGGCGGGCGACACGGTCGAGGCCACCGTCCAGGGCACCGGATTCACGGCCCCGGCGCCGGCCCCGGAGCGGCTGCTCGTCATCGGGGACTCCGCGTCCCTCCCGGCGATCAACTCGCTGCTGGACACGTACCCGAAGACCCCGGCGACCATCTGGTTCGAGACGCAGCACGACTCGGACGAGCGGCTGCCGATGCGGGTGGAGCCCGGCCGGCACGACATCCGCCGGGTGCGGCGAGGCGGTACGGACCTGGTCGACCGGGTGCGCGCCGACCTTCCCGAGCTGGTCGGGGACGCGGAGGCGGCGTACGTCTGGCTGGCCTGCGACACGGTGACGACGCGCGCCCTGACGGCGTACCTGCGCAAGGAACTCGCGCTGCCCAAGCACCGGGTGAACGCGCTGGGCTACTGGCGGCCGGAGGCCTGA
- a CDS encoding penicillin acylase family protein produces the protein MDTPAETPESYGVHRDRWGIPHLRASDELQLVHAQGRVTAFDRAWQLEVERHRSEGSSASFLGADAVTWDRFARQSRLADTARRCYEAMEADDPATAAWVRAYVDGVNDGLATGAARDERFARTGLTPTPWEPWVPLAIWIATHILFAGFATKLWRERVARALGDEAVTLFATDGPGTAGSNGWLVPGDRTTTGSAIIAGDPHRFIEDPGVYQQIRLACPDYDVLGLAVPGVPGLGHFGHTGTAAWAITNAMSDYQDLYVEQLRRDDDGATWALGADGVWEPVSRHTETITVADGDDVEVEVLETPRGPVIIHADGDLGADPDAGAHADGSAQTLSLRYPPRVRLDLGFAALPALLRARTVADIDRAFDGWAEPVNVVHAADSAGGLLHRVAGAVPLRHRTNRLRPVPAWDPQHAWQGWAPTPEEPVQGFAVMANARGIASPLGVEFAPPHRADRIRELLSGSADWSPKAMADVHRDTHLASAAPLLALLPGFEDLTPAAQALRTRLLAWDRHMEADSTDATVFSAFRSATVRRFAADPVFEGLWGAPTGPAVFHPWLYLVPRIGYALEGLLTTSLVPGLDRAAHVRAALEETAAAETPDTPWSEVHRLTPWQAVPDTEPTQWPGLGGDHDCVNATSTVPGFTDLTARASAARYVWDLARREGSLWAVPLGADGVTGAPHHRDQLPLWARCELVPVVTDWAQLTKESI, from the coding sequence GTGGACACCCCTGCGGAGACCCCGGAATCCTACGGCGTCCACCGCGACCGGTGGGGCATCCCCCACCTCCGCGCATCCGACGAACTCCAGCTCGTCCATGCCCAGGGCCGCGTCACCGCCTTCGACCGCGCCTGGCAACTGGAGGTCGAACGGCACCGCTCCGAGGGCTCCAGCGCCTCCTTCCTCGGCGCGGACGCCGTCACCTGGGACCGCTTCGCCCGCCAGTCCCGGCTGGCCGACACGGCCCGCCGCTGCTACGAGGCCATGGAGGCCGACGACCCCGCCACCGCCGCCTGGGTGCGCGCGTACGTGGACGGCGTCAACGACGGGCTCGCCACCGGCGCCGCCCGTGACGAACGCTTCGCGCGCACGGGCCTGACCCCCACCCCCTGGGAGCCGTGGGTCCCGCTGGCCATCTGGATCGCCACGCACATCCTGTTCGCCGGTTTCGCCACCAAACTGTGGCGCGAGCGCGTGGCCCGCGCCCTCGGCGACGAGGCCGTCACCCTCTTCGCCACCGACGGCCCCGGCACCGCCGGCAGCAACGGCTGGCTGGTGCCGGGCGACCGCACCACCACCGGCTCGGCGATCATCGCGGGCGACCCGCACCGCTTCATCGAGGACCCGGGCGTCTACCAGCAGATACGCCTCGCCTGCCCCGACTACGACGTGCTGGGCCTCGCCGTCCCCGGCGTCCCGGGCCTCGGCCACTTCGGGCACACCGGCACCGCCGCCTGGGCGATCACCAACGCGATGTCCGACTACCAGGACCTGTACGTCGAACAGTTGCGCCGCGATGACGACGGCGCCACCTGGGCCCTCGGCGCGGACGGCGTCTGGGAGCCCGTCTCCCGCCACACCGAGACCATCACCGTGGCCGACGGCGACGACGTCGAGGTGGAGGTCCTGGAGACCCCCCGCGGCCCCGTGATCATCCACGCGGACGGCGACCTCGGAGCCGACCCCGATGCCGGGGCGCACGCCGACGGCAGCGCCCAGACCCTCTCCCTGCGCTACCCGCCGCGGGTCCGCCTGGACCTCGGCTTCGCCGCCCTCCCCGCGCTCCTGCGCGCCCGTACCGTCGCCGACATCGACCGCGCCTTCGACGGCTGGGCGGAGCCGGTCAACGTCGTCCACGCCGCCGACTCCGCGGGCGGCCTGCTGCACCGGGTCGCGGGCGCCGTGCCGCTGCGCCACCGCACCAACCGGCTGCGCCCCGTGCCCGCCTGGGATCCGCAACACGCTTGGCAGGGCTGGGCCCCGACCCCGGAGGAGCCGGTGCAGGGCTTCGCCGTGATGGCGAACGCGCGCGGGATCGCCTCCCCGCTCGGCGTGGAGTTCGCGCCCCCGCACCGCGCCGACCGCATCCGCGAGCTGCTCAGCGGCTCCGCGGACTGGTCCCCGAAGGCGATGGCCGACGTACACCGGGACACGCACCTGGCCTCGGCCGCGCCGCTGCTCGCACTGCTGCCCGGCTTCGAGGACCTGACGCCGGCGGCGCAGGCCCTGCGGACCCGACTGCTGGCCTGGGACCGGCACATGGAGGCGGACAGCACCGACGCCACCGTCTTCTCGGCCTTCCGTAGCGCGACCGTACGCCGCTTCGCCGCCGACCCCGTCTTCGAAGGGCTGTGGGGGGCGCCCACCGGCCCGGCGGTCTTCCACCCGTGGCTGTACCTGGTCCCGCGGATCGGCTACGCCCTCGAGGGCCTGCTCACCACCTCCCTGGTACCCGGCCTCGACCGGGCGGCGCACGTCCGGGCCGCCCTGGAGGAGACGGCCGCGGCCGAGACCCCCGACACCCCCTGGTCGGAGGTCCACCGCCTCACCCCCTGGCAGGCCGTGCCCGACACGGAGCCCACGCAGTGGCCCGGCCTCGGCGGTGACCACGACTGCGTGAACGCCACCTCCACCGTCCCCGGCTTCACCGACCTCACCGCCCGCGCATCGGCGGCCCGTTACGTCTGGGACCTCGCCCGCCGCGAGGGCAGCCTCTGGGCGGTACCGCTGGGTGCGGACGGCGTCACCGGCGCACCCCACCACCGCGACCAGCTGCCCCTGTGGGCACGGTGCGAACTCGTCCCCGTCGTCACCGACTGGGCCCAGCTCACCAAGGAATCGATATGA
- a CDS encoding GNAT family N-acetyltransferase: MTPGPSAVSVGQPVFTQVVEGFGTVTITPVDPAADSALIHSWVTQERARFWGMGEASRELVQEIYEDVDRRTTHHAFMVSRDGEQVALFQTYDCAEDRVSECYDVQPGDVGMHLLIGPTTGAAEHGFTGSLMTVFIAFVFSDAAARRMVVEPDTRNAKAISLMERTGFVIGPQVVLPEIDLPEVYLPAKPAQLAFLTAPATAPATAPAAD; encoded by the coding sequence ATGACCCCCGGCCCCTCCGCCGTCTCCGTCGGACAGCCCGTGTTCACCCAGGTCGTCGAGGGCTTCGGCACCGTCACCATCACCCCCGTCGACCCTGCGGCCGACTCCGCGCTGATCCACAGCTGGGTCACCCAGGAGCGGGCGCGCTTCTGGGGCATGGGCGAGGCCAGCCGCGAACTGGTCCAGGAGATCTACGAGGACGTCGACCGCCGTACGACCCACCACGCCTTCATGGTGAGCCGGGACGGCGAGCAGGTCGCGCTGTTCCAGACCTACGACTGCGCCGAGGACCGCGTCAGCGAGTGCTACGACGTCCAGCCCGGCGACGTCGGGATGCACCTGCTGATCGGCCCGACCACGGGGGCGGCCGAACACGGCTTCACCGGCTCCCTGATGACCGTCTTCATCGCGTTCGTGTTCTCCGACGCCGCCGCGCGGCGCATGGTCGTCGAACCGGACACCCGCAACGCCAAGGCCATCTCGCTCATGGAGCGCACCGGCTTCGTCATCGGACCGCAGGTCGTGCTCCCGGAGATCGACCTGCCCGAGGTCTACCTCCCGGCCAAGCCGGCCCAGTTGGCCTTCCTCACC